tagccaatttatactatactaaaataagtatattttctttctattgattattttctaatgagttagtcaacgaattttctattgaagtataattttacatcaaaaaataaataaacaaacataactttataaactccaaagaaaaagataaagataaacaatttatatatatagatatatattatttattttctaaaaaattactaaaaaataaacataacacatatagagtgatataataaacatatgtgaatattattattttgtttactaaataagtatgtttaattaatagaaaataaaataaacacataaataaaatattttatattattagtatgtttattataattgtaaatataaaaataaacatagctaatattatcatatatatataataatcaataattattatcatatatattataaaaaaaattaaaaaaaaaagttttaaattatatataaaattatatgagaaaatggtaataagttttttttgcacatagtaattaattaaaataatgtatacaaattgtaaaatgcccaaaaaaaaaaaatatcaacttttattaaattaaaaaattacgaGACTGctataaaattactaaaataatgccctaattatttgattatatagtatttatttgaagttttttttcattttaattttatgaaatggttttttttttttaagttgtatCAAACTAAAAGAAAGGTTATTACATTCAGATATTAAAGCAAAgtaaatttaattttacttgggatatgattttgtcctgttattgtactttcacggattgtaattcGTGATGTACGGTAGCCGTCAaatgagggagttatttgatctgacggcagagattgatctaggggtaattagggttaaaaagtataAACGTACCctaacactcatttaatgtactctgagacccatctaatgtaccacggaatacattctgtgaaagtacatcacgggacaaaatcatatcccttattatttattttgttaaatcaaAACTTAAAAAGATACTCTGCAATTTAAATTCATTATTAGTACAACTTTTGAAATGgtaccgtttggtaacacttttgttttttttttaattttttaatcacaaaatgaaagtaaaatttttgtttttaaaaattttgtttttgaaaaacgaaaatgcgttctgtaattacttttgtttttcaattttaaaaacagaaaacaaaagtgtattctgtaaagtttatttttattttcatttttttattttatttaagtggGGTCCATGTCCGGGGTCGAATTCGGATCCGGGTCAGAGGTCGGGTTCAACACAAGGGTTGTGGGAGAGGATTTGGGTCCGAGTCGTGTCgaagtccaaaatattgattaagaaaaaaaagttgattaaaaaaatattaaaagtgattttttttttttaaattttgattctcaattaaaaaattgaaaagtaaaaacagttttataaaacatgtttttaaaaaatattttcacttttctaattttaaaatcaaaaaactgattaaaaaagtgttaccaaacgccaccttagaaaaactaattttaaacttttttttttttttgagagaaaactaattttaaacttAAGAAATGAAATCTTTGTCTTGTTTTATCctctcgaaaaaaaaaaatcatcattcTTTCAAATATTATATTGAAACATGAAATTTCAGATATAGATTACCCTAATGTATCAAACAACTAAAGCATGGATTTTTACTAATTGAAGTGGGAACTTGATGCAACTCAACCCCAATAAAGATGAGAagctttgaaaaattaaaataaaaaaaattcctacCAAACCAATAAtaactttttcaaatattcCCAACAAACCAATTAAAAGGAACATCAAATCAAACATGATTATATGTTATCTTTTCCTAATAATATACAAGGTCAAGACAAAAACAGTCAACTAAATCAGTATACATTATTTTAGAGGATAAGATTACTAATATTATTTGGTGCACACTTAGAATTATTCTCCATGTTAATGTACATGTACACACGTTCCAAGACAAATAGACTATTGAATCACACTTCTATCTTACTTAATCAACTTTTGAGGATGTGTTCTTCATTTGAACCAAATGATATTACCTACAAAAAGAAGGCACTCTAATGCTTGAGactgattattttaaaaaaaaaaaaaaaagacttattCTGATCGATTGTCAAATTTTTCTCGAACTTCTGTTAATGCTTTcatttttgtgtaatttttgttttctttctaaAAATCGTGTTCATTCAATATGCTATTTTGAGCTCAGTTGAGCCTTAAGCTCTGTTATGCCCTTAAGCTTGAGTTTCCTTCTATTTATGCTCTTAGCAATCAAACTCTCGTTTTCAATTTTTGATTTAAGTTTGTATTTTTAAGTGCAATCCAGTTTTAAATTCAGTGACATAAATCTTCATGTTGAACATCTTAAGATTGTAAGGAATAGAACACCATAAACAAGTAAGATTATGAAGCaagttctttttttattataaagagCCAAAGACATGAAAAAAGAAGGTCACACCCTAAGGCTCATTGCTTTGTGGCGCCATGCAGCATAACCTGGCTAAGAACACTCAAGAATTCCACCAAGATTGAAACTGCTTCGGTCCCAAATCACACTCTCCCTTGCTCCACAGATGAAAAACGAAACCAATCAATCTAAGAGGAGTTCTTCACAACCCATTCAACCAGAGTAGAAATGCCAAATCCTGTGGCGGTGCGCTTCTTGTCATTCCAGACCGGGCCGGCCATGTCAATGTGCATCCACTGTACTTTTTCATCCACAAACTGCGTACATAGCCATATGGTTTAAAAGCTTTCAGAATTTAGCGAGATGAGGTGAATGGAACTAAAGTTATGAGGCGGATTTAGTTGTACTCATTGCAGTGGACGTGTTTGGAAAACGAAAGCTTGAAAATCTAGATGTTTCATTCCATATTTACCTGTTTCAAGAAGAGAGCTGCAGTAATAGAACCACCTGGACGACCACCAGTATTGACCATATCAGCTATTCCTGATTTCATCGACTCCCAATAACTATCCTCCATTGGCAACCTCCAAAGTTTCTCCCCACCAGCTTCGGAAGCTGCAACTACCTCCTTAGCCAGTTCATCACTGGGTGTAAAGATACCTACAAGAAAGAAAAGGTATGAGATAACTCGTAAGCCTTGTACCAAAtccaatatgcaaatcgaaacaATTTCCTAGGAAGGAATTACAAATCTAATAATTATACCTTCTTGttacaaaaataaacacatttgaAAAACTTAGAAGTGCAGTAGCTTATGATATACCTGCAATTGATGGTCCAAGAGCAACTACGCAAGCGCCAGTTAAAGTTGCCAAATCAACAATCTGTAGAACATTTTATTAAGGTATCAATACAAGAAACACCCACCCATGTTAAAGATCCATAGAAAAAGCACTCATTTTTTTCAGCATATACAATAGCAGAACtcaacattaaataataaaactcaGGTGGAGAAAAGCAAAACTCATCttgttattaaataaataagcatATGAAAAATCTCatataaaaatttcattatttgAAATATGAATTTTGAATTAGTATATGATGTTACAGCGCATATTAAAACTACCTAAGAAAAAAGTTTCAACGAATGATATTTTCCACTACATATATTCCTATTAACTCTGTCCTAAGAGTAAACAAACATATGCATGGTTACAAAATACAGTAGATAGTTTCAGGACTACCTTGTCAACACCTTGGTTAGAAGCATATACCAAAGCATCTGCCAGTGTAAGTCTACCTTCAGCATCAGTGTTGTTGACCTGAGGTATTATTGAGGCCagaaaatattaaaacatatataaaattatgCTCGGTTAAAGAAACACATACTTTATCCGAATACAAGCAGAAGTAAAGCTTTCATGGTCTTGCATATAATCTAACTCATTTAATAGTCAGTGCAATATACAAAAGTCTACCCAAATGTCTTAAATGGCCTCatctttagaaattaaatttctttCATGTATTTTGAGCATATAACAAGACAATTGGTTGATAATGAAACCTCACTTGTCACTTCTGtaaaacatgcaaaattataaGGCAAAGAAATCATACTTCTATTGTCTTTCCATTTGATGCTGTTACAATATCCCCAGGTCTCATGCCTGTTCCACTTATCATATTCTCGCAAGCTGCGACAATGAAGTGAACCTGCATATAGAAGAGCAATAGATTAGAAACAGAATTTTCGAACTAATAAATCCAATTGCTCAAAAGTATCAAGAACAAGTTGCAATTATGTCATCAACATCTAAGTTGAAAAACACATCCACTAAGTGCTCACCTCTACGCCAGGGGGTTTGATTTGACCAATAGCTTTAGCAGCACCTAAGACTGCTGCTGAACCACCCATGTCAAATTTCATGAGCTCAATAGAGCAGCCAGGTCCTGTCTTGATGTTGTAGCCACCACTGAAcagtatataaatttttattaacaaTCACTATCAATTAGGTACGACTGCATCGAAACTTTGAGTCACTACAAACTTCTTCAACAAATTCTACTTTTCCTTTgcctttaaaaatcaatttgttTGATAGAATTTACAATTTACCTGTCAAAAGTAAGCCCTTTTCCAACTAATGCCAACTTGGCCTTTACAGGTCCACTTGAAGGCTTGTAAGTCAAATGAATAAAATGAGCGGGATTTGCAGAAGCAGCAGCAACAGCCAAGTAGGAACCCATTTTCAATTCTTTACATTGCTCTACATCCAATATTTTTGCAGACAGAACATCACTGTACTCCGCAGCAATCTTCGAGGCCTCTTCAGCAAGAACCCCTAAGGTATAGTAATAGTAATAATCATAGGATCAACAATAAGAATCGTCAAGATTAAGTAAAAATAATGTGAAGTGAAGACACAAGCAGCATGGATCATATAATCCCATCACTGTAAGTAAATACTACATGactaataaaaactaatatcGAGCACAATGACAACATCCATACTTACCAGGTGTAAGTACATTGGCAGGTGAATTCACAAGCTCTTTCCCAAAAATTATTCCAGAAGAAAGATCTTCAGCATATTTGAGCTTCTTCTCCAATTCAGGACCACTTCCAAGACCAAGAATGTCCACAGATTTAAGGTTAGATTTCTTAGACTCTGATCGATACCTAGTATCTTCATGGGATCCCAACACAGTTCCTACATCAAAATTAAGCAACCCCACTAAGTTAAATACCACATATCCATAACAAAGTACAAACATTAAGTCAAGCCACAAAGTTTAGCACCAAAAAGATCAATGCCAAAACAACATGAACAAGTACCAGATACAATAGCTGAAGCTGTGGTGAGTTTAGATTCAGCAGAAAGATCCTCAGATGAAGCCAGCACTATAGCAACATCACTTGCTTGAGCAGCTTTGGCTGCTGCAGCAACAGCCTCACCGAGACCCCGAAAAGCCGCTGTAGTTGAAGCAGACTGTCCAAGCCCGATCAAACCAACCCTCTTTGATCCAAGACCAGGAAGTCTAACAATGGTTGACTGGCCAACCTTTCCACTGAAATCCTCCTCAGAGGAGACTTCAGCCAATAGACCACCCAAGTGAGAATCTAGCTTCTTCAAAATGGGATTCTCAAACTTACTGTTATCATCTTTCTTGAAGTCCTTTTCTGTTACCCCAACAGCAAGTATATCTCCCTTCCATTCTGTCACATCGATCTCTTTCGCAGCAAAAGAGATCTTCACGGGAAATTTCACAAACAGTTAATAGGCAATCTCAaagattcaaaaataaataaataaaatacagaaATGAAACCccaaaatcatcaaataacaacGACCCAAGATATTtcaataaagaaagaaagaaaattcagGATTCAAGATGAGAAATGAAAACCCATTTAGCAAATATTGAAGGGTTTGTACAAAAAAACAAAGATCATCCCAAGTGAGCCATAACacatcaaaaataaaatgatcTAGTTACTACACTGATGATCCACAAACTTTCACCATAATTCTAACTCGACAAAATCCTCAAGAAATCACTAAAGAAAACAAAATGCAAAAGTGGGTTATGGAGTTTGATaaaaggagagagagaaagaaagaaccTTTGGGGATTCAATGGGAGAAGGTTGAGTAAGGCCAAGAGTGGCCCTAGCAATGGTGTGAGCCATGAGCTTTCCTCTGCGAGAACCCAAGGGTGTAACTGCAAAAGAAAGTCTGAGAGTAGGAGAAGAACGCAATTTAGTTAAGAAAGAGGTGGAAGAAGAAGGAGCAGCTACTGTGAATAACGTAGAAGCCAAGGACACAACAATGGCTACCATCGTTTGAGTGTGGGAGTCTCTATCCTATTTATAATGAACCTCAATGGCCTATTGGCCTTCACCTGTCAAAAGATAAAGCCTTCCTTCTctcattcttttttatttatttattttttatttggttggTTTGTTGGGCCTTGATTTGGGCCTGGGCTTACGACATCATTATCGAGAAGAATCGGTTTACAGCACCAGCCCATGGGCCCGAGCATCTTATTCTTATCTCTGATCATGCATCGATATGAGTACTTTTTATTGTCCACATGGGCAAATGAGAACTTAAAGAAACGTAGAAATTACACTATATATCGAAAAAATTTAAGAATTTACGtttttataacataaataaataaagttaatgggttatggttttttttggtttttttttacatatatatatatggttttttttatatcatatttttgtaaagaaaGATGAAAATCTCATATTTGTAAACAATAATAAGTTTTGCCAAAAAAGGCACCGACACTGGAAAAGTTATCGGCGCCAGAAAAGTTGTCAGAAAAATTATTGCCGCTGGAAAAGTCACTGTCATCGGAAAAGTCACCGTCGCCCAAAAAAATTACTGAAAAAGTCATCAGAAGTAGGTGTcttaaatataaacaaaaatataactatttataattgaaatattacCGATTCTGTAAtacaaagaataaaaataaataaaacaaaataactcaaactaattataattaaattataatcggttataactaaaatagaaccagttatataacataatgaatacaaacaagtaacacacaataattcaaaccgattacaattaaaaaataaagggaaaatcagttcctaaaacactgaaacatcaattaaaaacaaaactagttaTACAATAAAAATTCTCGTtacacataatacctcataaaaacgattataattttttttttttaaaaaaaaatagagatcaatttcaaaaaatattgaggcataaatatgaaaagaaccaATTTCATAACAAAATGtataaacacaaataataacacacaataactcaaatataatataaagaaatcgtttatatttatcaactagttaaaaatttaagaCAACAAAATTGGTTCTATAAATTAACTAAGATAAAAACTCATACACAAAAACTAGTTAAATAAAAACATTCATTCAACATGTTCCAACGCACCAAATAATTACACCCATATTGTATCTACCTCAAAAATACTCATTCATTATGTCTATATAACcgattctattttagttataaccggtttgagttatttcgtgttatttgtttttattcattatagcATTGTTATAAAACcggttttaatttaattataattagtttgagtcattttattttatttatttttattttttatgttacagaactggttatatttcaattataatcagtttgagttattttgtgttatttattttcattcatCATGTTATAGAATTGGTTCTAATttaattagagtaatttgcggcaaaaccccctcaactatcaatttacttgcgaAAAACCATCCAACCACGTGAGCAAAATTAGGACTTAACGAGGCTGGACACACGAcaccttaaaaatataaatggaacagtactttggagggttttcctaccaaaatatgaggttggatggttttttgcaagtaaattgatagttgagggggttttgccgcaaattactcatttaattataattagtttgagttatttgttttatttatttttattctttatgtTACAGAAtcggttatatttcaattataaccggtttgagttattttgtattatttattttcattcattatgttatagaactagttctatttttgtttatatttgagACATCTACTTCTGGTGACTTTTTTAGTAACTTTTTCCAGCGACGATAACTTTTCCGGTGACGGTAACTTTTTCGGTAGCTTTTCTAGCGCCGGTGACTTTTCTAGCGACTTCCCTAGCACCGTCGCACCGATG
This Cannabis sativa cultivar Pink pepper isolate KNU-18-1 chromosome 6, ASM2916894v1, whole genome shotgun sequence DNA region includes the following protein-coding sequences:
- the LOC115724996 gene encoding leucine aminopeptidase 1, which translates into the protein MVAIVVSLASTLFTVAAPSSSTSFLTKLRSSPTLRLSFAVTPLGSRRGKLMAHTIARATLGLTQPSPIESPKISFAAKEIDVTEWKGDILAVGVTEKDFKKDDNSKFENPILKKLDSHLGGLLAEVSSEEDFSGKVGQSTIVRLPGLGSKRVGLIGLGQSASTTAAFRGLGEAVAAAAKAAQASDVAIVLASSEDLSAESKLTTASAIVSGTVLGSHEDTRYRSESKKSNLKSVDILGLGSGPELEKKLKYAEDLSSGIIFGKELVNSPANVLTPGVLAEEASKIAAEYSDVLSAKILDVEQCKELKMGSYLAVAAASANPAHFIHLTYKPSSGPVKAKLALVGKGLTFDSGGYNIKTGPGCSIELMKFDMGGSAAVLGAAKAIGQIKPPGVEVHFIVAACENMISGTGMRPGDIVTASNGKTIEVNNTDAEGRLTLADALVYASNQGVDKIVDLATLTGACVVALGPSIAGIFTPSDELAKEVVAASEAGGEKLWRLPMEDSYWESMKSGIADMVNTGGRPGGSITAALFLKQFVDEKVQWMHIDMAGPVWNDKKRTATGFGISTLVEWVVKNSS